Genomic DNA from Paenibacillus sp. MBLB1832:
TGGTAATAGAGCCATCCTTCTACTTCGTCCAAGTGAAATTGCCCTGGTGCTTGTAAAAAATCGATGGATCCCTGGATAAAATAGCGTGACCCTTCACCAATCCCCCATATCGAGGAACGCTGAAATTGCATATATCTCGCCGCATCATCATGAGACTTCAGCTTGCGCAGTTCCGAGAACCAGTTCCATTCCCCTTTTCCAGGCCAAATGAACACTTGTGCTTGCGATAAGTCACATCCATTTGGAATATCCCCAGCACGGTATTGGATGCCTTCTTGATTAGAGGATGCTGGCTCCCCGTCAGTTTGGAAATACCCAGTTGCTGGAAGTCTAGCTTTGACAATCCGTTCGCCATCGGCATACATCGTTTGAAAACTGTTTCCTTGTCCAACGTATGCGCGCCACTTATCCAATTGGTACGGCTCCCAGTTCGTAACAACCCTGCCGCCAATGATGTTTACTACTTCGCCAGGTACATTCTGGTAGGAGACACGATAACCATCTCTGCCTGAATCTCGCTCATCCAATTTCCAAGTATGCGTTACATAATAGGTACCGCCGTACACAAATACGGTGACATCGCCATTCATCCCGTTACGAATGAAATCGCGAACCGCCACCTGTGCCTTTGTAATCGTTAAGAACGGCGCTTCTTTACTCCCATCGTGATCATCATTCCCGGTTGTCGCTACATAAAATTGGGCTGCCAATGTCATAGGCTTGCTCCTTTATTCATAATGATAACCTTATGTATGACGAGGGTCTTTGATTTATACCACATCTTTGTAGATCAAGAACTTGTTCGGAAGGACATGCCGCGAGCGGCAAGCTCCTCACCCATGATCCTTACCGCTTTGGGCCCCATGCCATGAAGCTTCAAGAGGTCTTTCTCCGATATTTGGGTCAAATCTTCGATCGTTGTAATGCCCGCGTTTGCTAACGCACGTCTAGCAGGATTGGCTACACCTCGTGGCAGCACAAGCTCCAGTTCCGTTGGCTGATTCGTTGACAACTTCTATTCCTCCTTCCTTTTCCCTGCTAAAAATGTAAGCATTACTTGCTCTGCCTTTTGGGCTAATAGTTCCGC
This window encodes:
- a CDS encoding DNA-directed RNA polymerase subunit alpha C-terminal domain-containing protein, with product MSTNQPTELELVLPRGVANPARRALANAGITTIEDLTQISEKDLLKLHGMGPKAVRIMGEELAARGMSFRTSS